From Hymenobacter sedentarius, a single genomic window includes:
- a CDS encoding DUF4097 family beta strand repeat-containing protein: MLTSKTLLSAFAISCLALPALAQSTTEPQFKITCEEGNWSRNDGENKRFCETRDLTMNAPGGQPLSIDGGANGGIAVHGWSGPNVRIRAKVTSWASTDAEAQSRVKSVTIRTANNTLKADAPGKDEHYSVSYEVFVPRQTALALNTVNGGISLDNMQSDVKFHAVNGGVSLTSLGGQVTGQTVNGGLNITLTGNKWNGKGLDVETTNGGVHWKLPQDYSAQFFTSTNMGDIRSALPVNKSGFMHKEVTANLGKGGAPVKAVTTNGGISVDQGRD, encoded by the coding sequence ATGCTCACCTCCAAAACCCTTCTTTCTGCATTTGCCATCTCCTGCTTAGCCCTGCCCGCCCTAGCCCAATCCACCACCGAGCCCCAATTCAAAATCACTTGCGAAGAAGGCAACTGGTCGAGAAACGACGGCGAGAACAAACGCTTCTGCGAAACCCGCGACCTGACCATGAACGCCCCGGGCGGGCAGCCCCTCAGCATCGACGGCGGCGCCAACGGCGGCATTGCGGTGCATGGCTGGTCGGGACCCAACGTGCGCATTCGGGCCAAGGTGACGAGCTGGGCCAGCACCGACGCCGAAGCCCAGTCGCGGGTGAAAAGCGTCACCATCCGCACCGCCAACAACACGTTGAAAGCCGATGCTCCTGGCAAAGACGAGCACTATAGCGTGAGCTACGAGGTATTCGTGCCCCGCCAGACAGCCCTGGCCCTGAACACCGTGAACGGCGGCATCAGCCTCGATAATATGCAGTCCGACGTGAAGTTTCACGCCGTGAACGGCGGCGTCTCGCTCACCAGCCTGGGCGGCCAGGTTACCGGCCAAACCGTGAACGGCGGTCTGAACATCACCCTCACCGGCAACAAGTGGAACGGCAAAGGCCTCGACGTGGAAACCACCAACGGCGGCGTTCACTGGAAGCTGCCCCAGGACTATTCCGCTCAATTTTTCACCAGCACCAACATGGGCGACATCCGCTCGGCTCTGCCCGTCAATAAATCAGGTTTCATGCACAAGGAAGTAACCGCCAACCTCGGCAAAGGCGGCGCGCCGGTGAAGGCCGTGACCACCAACGGCGGCATCAGTGTAGACCAGGGCCGCGACTAG
- a CDS encoding arginase family protein, whose protein sequence is MATFLRDIIRPAAELPAADVCLVGLPLDFGTVLEGGRAGAVGAPDAIRRELRRYHKVYNLEHDVSLDQLRLANAGSLDLHEHDHARNHAHIREQLGKLLAQYPRVVVLGGSHDGSYSTVRGLFDASGGKPVGGINLDAHADVKDKPEISSGTPFGKLLREGFVAGDRFTEIGLHSNLNTKEDVDFLNQQDAHIVPLAHVQKDGMELYMTRALSRAIKAGPAFVSFDIDGCAEAYAPGVSAPSADGFTPRQAVEAAYLAGQKEEVRLFEVAELNPLFDRDNQTARLAATIITAFLTGVAAAVADRAAGRR, encoded by the coding sequence ATGGCAACCTTTCTCCGCGACATCATCCGCCCCGCCGCCGAATTGCCCGCCGCCGACGTATGCCTGGTGGGCCTGCCCCTGGATTTTGGCACCGTGCTGGAAGGCGGCCGGGCCGGGGCCGTGGGCGCGCCCGATGCTATTCGGCGCGAGCTGCGCCGCTACCACAAAGTTTACAATCTGGAGCACGACGTGAGCCTCGACCAGCTGCGCCTTGCCAACGCCGGCAGCCTCGACCTGCACGAGCACGACCACGCCCGCAACCACGCCCACATTCGCGAGCAGCTGGGCAAGCTGCTGGCGCAATATCCCCGGGTGGTGGTGCTGGGCGGCTCGCACGATGGCTCCTACTCCACGGTGCGGGGCCTCTTCGATGCCAGCGGCGGTAAGCCCGTGGGCGGCATCAACCTCGATGCACACGCCGACGTGAAGGACAAGCCCGAAATCAGCAGCGGCACGCCGTTTGGCAAGCTGCTGCGCGAGGGCTTTGTGGCCGGGGACCGGTTCACCGAAATTGGGCTGCATTCCAACCTCAACACCAAGGAGGATGTCGATTTCCTGAACCAGCAAGATGCGCACATCGTGCCGCTGGCCCACGTGCAAAAGGACGGCATGGAGCTCTACATGACGCGCGCCCTGAGCCGGGCCATCAAGGCGGGGCCCGCCTTCGTGAGCTTCGACATCGACGGCTGCGCCGAGGCCTACGCGCCCGGCGTATCGGCACCCAGCGCCGACGGCTTTACCCCGCGCCAGGCCGTGGAAGCCGCTTATCTGGCGGGCCAGAAGGAAGAGGTGCGCCTGTTTGAGGTCGCTGAGCTAAACCCGCTGTTCGACCGCGACAACCAAACGGCGCGCCTGGCCGCCACCATCATTACCGCGTTTCTGACCGGTGTGGCTGCGGCCGTCGCCGACCGCGCCGCCGGCCGCCGATAA
- a CDS encoding ArnT family glycosyltransferase: MELFPEAEPLRARFALLWLGLFLILLGLGLLSGLNAWGPLESSEARYAEIGREMLASRDWLHPRLLGIQHFHKPPLTYWLTAAGLAVAGPTAAGVRLLPALAVLVQVGLVYGVGLVLFEGNRARALAAAVVYGTLPAVLISALNVTTDVYLATLELAAAYAVLRYYVNGRPGWLYLFWLALGLAFLTKGPVGLVLPLMAVAGFYFRQSRPRRPFTVHHALGIGLFLVVGLGWYGYLATENPAFVRYFLFNHTVERFVNPASFGRSKPWWFYWVLAPAVSLPWSAALLAQFARTPWAALPRTWRNVWVFWVLVPLVFFSLSSSKLLLYVLPVFPGVALLVVYYLGRCPEAVLYRWYLGMGLFFGLMLTAIGVLPMLSIRALPLVASPALGFWAAVGLGALLVQHLLWRPEWPVPRLLVAPAVFTLFLLLAAKTLLHQNELLFNGTRPVAARLLLPHLAGRPVLVYNELLPSLAFELGQIPVSLFDGNEKLRRETQFEADRAWQRLLVNLQDSTAPSVPLAARWSRPPLLVVKGALAPDRQWLRTGLLREEQVGPWRIYYAP; encoded by the coding sequence ATGGAACTATTTCCGGAAGCTGAGCCGTTGCGAGCCCGCTTTGCCCTCCTATGGTTGGGGCTATTTCTAATACTATTGGGGCTGGGGCTGCTGTCCGGGCTCAACGCCTGGGGCCCGCTGGAAAGCAGCGAAGCGCGCTACGCCGAAATCGGGCGGGAGATGCTGGCCAGCCGCGACTGGCTGCACCCGCGGCTGCTGGGTATTCAGCACTTCCATAAGCCGCCGCTCACCTACTGGCTCACGGCCGCGGGACTGGCGGTGGCGGGGCCCACGGCGGCGGGTGTGCGGCTGCTGCCGGCGCTGGCCGTGCTGGTGCAGGTGGGGCTGGTGTACGGGGTGGGCCTGGTGCTTTTTGAGGGCAACCGCGCCCGTGCCCTGGCGGCGGCCGTGGTGTACGGCACGCTGCCGGCGGTGCTCATTTCGGCCCTCAACGTCACCACCGACGTGTACCTGGCCACGCTGGAGCTCGCGGCCGCTTATGCCGTGCTGCGGTATTATGTCAACGGCCGGCCCGGCTGGCTGTACCTGTTTTGGCTGGCGTTGGGGCTGGCGTTTCTTACCAAAGGGCCGGTGGGCCTTGTGCTGCCGCTGATGGCCGTGGCGGGGTTTTATTTCCGGCAGAGCCGCCCGCGCCGGCCTTTCACGGTGCACCACGCCCTGGGCATCGGCTTATTTTTGGTGGTGGGCTTGGGCTGGTACGGTTACCTGGCTACCGAAAACCCCGCGTTTGTGCGCTACTTCCTGTTCAACCATACCGTGGAGCGCTTCGTCAATCCGGCCTCGTTTGGGCGCAGCAAGCCGTGGTGGTTTTACTGGGTGCTGGCCCCGGCGGTGAGTTTGCCGTGGTCGGCGGCGTTGCTGGCTCAATTTGCGCGCACGCCCTGGGCGGCGCTGCCCCGCACCTGGCGCAACGTATGGGTGTTTTGGGTGCTCGTACCGCTGGTGTTTTTCTCGCTGTCCAGCTCCAAGCTGTTGCTGTACGTGCTGCCCGTGTTTCCCGGCGTGGCCCTGCTGGTGGTGTACTACCTGGGCCGCTGCCCCGAGGCGGTGCTTTACCGCTGGTACCTGGGCATGGGGCTGTTTTTTGGCCTGATGCTGACCGCAATCGGGGTATTGCCGATGCTAAGCATTCGCGCATTGCCGCTGGTGGCGAGCCCGGCCTTGGGGTTCTGGGCAGCGGTGGGCCTGGGGGCGTTGCTGGTGCAGCACCTGCTGTGGCGGCCGGAGTGGCCGGTGCCACGCCTGCTGGTAGCGCCGGCGGTCTTCACACTTTTCCTGCTGCTAGCCGCCAAAACCCTGTTGCATCAAAACGAGCTCCTGTTCAACGGCACCCGGCCGGTGGCAGCCCGCCTGCTGCTCCCACACCTCGCCGGCCGGCCAGTCTTGGTGTACAACGAGCTGCTGCCGTCGCTGGCGTTTGAATTGGGCCAGATTCCGGTGTCGCTCTTTGATGGCAATGAGAAGCTCAGGCGCGAAACCCAGTTCGAAGCCGACCGTGCCTGGCAGCGCCTGCTGGTGAACCTGCAAGACAGCACGGCCCCCAGTGTGCCCCTAGCGGCCCGCTGGTCCCGGCCGCCGCTGCTGGTGGTGAAGGGCGCCCTAGCGCCCGACCGCCAATGGCTGCGCACCGGCCTGCTGCGCGAGGAGCAAGTCGGTCCCTGGCGGATATACTACGCGCCCTGA
- a CDS encoding MBL fold metallo-hydrolase, which yields MDNVAAGVTQLRIQRFVNVYFVETGTPGEWVLIDTGLPGSAKTIIAAADKLFYPGSHPEAILLTHGHLDHLGSAKELADHWNVPVIVHSLELPYVTGKALYPPRDPTVGGSLAFMSRFFPAQLPNLGDRVQALNTDDPSTPYLMNWRWLHVPGHAPGQLAFFREADRVLLGADAFATCHHDSVPAVLLGLPKISRAGTPFNYDWEAARRSVQLLAALEPKAIGCGHGPVIKGPEAAAGLHELADHYPVPSHGRYVKEPARTDASGVEHLPPAPADKLPMQAAMLGAGLAVAGVSWLLIGGRRRGRRRPQPHRSETR from the coding sequence ATGGATAATGTAGCCGCCGGCGTCACCCAGCTCCGCATACAACGTTTTGTCAATGTATATTTTGTCGAAACCGGTACGCCCGGCGAGTGGGTGTTGATTGATACCGGCCTGCCCGGCAGCGCCAAAACCATCATCGCCGCCGCCGACAAGCTGTTTTACCCCGGCAGCCACCCCGAGGCCATCTTGCTGACCCATGGCCACCTCGACCACCTGGGCTCGGCCAAGGAACTGGCCGACCATTGGAACGTGCCCGTCATCGTGCACTCACTGGAGCTGCCCTACGTCACGGGCAAGGCGCTGTACCCGCCGCGCGACCCCACCGTGGGCGGCTCGCTGGCGTTTATGAGCCGCTTCTTTCCAGCCCAACTGCCCAACCTGGGCGACCGGGTGCAGGCCCTCAACACCGACGACCCCTCCACGCCCTACCTCATGAACTGGCGCTGGCTGCACGTGCCGGGCCACGCGCCCGGGCAACTGGCTTTCTTCCGCGAGGCCGACCGCGTGCTCCTTGGGGCCGATGCCTTCGCTACCTGCCACCACGATTCTGTGCCGGCCGTGCTGCTGGGGCTGCCCAAAATCAGCCGGGCCGGCACGCCCTTCAACTACGACTGGGAAGCGGCCCGCCGCTCGGTGCAGCTGTTGGCTGCCCTGGAGCCCAAGGCCATCGGCTGCGGCCACGGCCCGGTTATAAAAGGCCCGGAAGCAGCCGCGGGCCTGCATGAACTGGCCGACCACTACCCCGTGCCCTCCCACGGCCGCTACGTGAAGGAACCCGCCCGCACCGATGCCAGCGGCGTGGAGCACCTGCCCCCTGCCCCGGCCGACAAGCTGCCCATGCAGGCTGCCATGCTGGGCGCGGGCCTGGCGGTAGCGGGCGTCTCGTGGCTGCTTATCGGCGGCCGGCGGCGCGGTCGGCGACGGCCGCAGCCACACCGGTCAGAAACGCGGTAA